In Carya illinoinensis cultivar Pawnee chromosome 6, C.illinoinensisPawnee_v1, whole genome shotgun sequence, a single genomic region encodes these proteins:
- the LOC122313505 gene encoding uncharacterized protein LOC122313505 isoform X2 encodes MTRNGEEEDLVRTASTSSTTRLRVRTDPFLLVCRGFSVITALTAILCIVVNVLSAIRSFKDGSDIFDGIFRCYAVGIAFFVVLAETEWGFILKFWKVLEYWAGRGMLQIFVAVMTRAFPDYSGVQEDLILLQNISSYMLLAYGVLYLASGLLCIGHLKRLRQKKEITRDQAVKDLEELERRREELEQWLVTERV; translated from the exons ATGACGAGAAACGGAGAGGAAGAGGACCTAGTGAGGACGGCATCTACGAGCTCCACCACTAGACTGAGAGTCAGAACGGACCCTTTCCTGCTGGTATGTAGGGGCTTCAGCGTCATAACCGCTCTCACTGCCATCCTCTGCATTGTGGTCAACGTTCTCTCAGCCATTCGATCCTTCAAGGACGGATCCGAT ATATTCGATGGGATATTTCGGTGTTACGCCGTTGGGATTGCGTTCTTTGTGGTTCTGGCTGAGACGGAATGGGGATTCATCCTCAAGTTCTGGAAG GTGTTGGAGTATTGGGCTGGTAGGGGTATGCTGCAGATCTT CGTTGCAGTGATGACAAGAGCTTTCCCTGATTATTCTGGGGTGCAGGAGGACCTTATTCTTCTTCAGAACATATCAAGTTATATGCTTCTTGCTTATGGTGTACTCTATTTAGCTTCG GGGCTCCTGTGCATTGGGCATCTCAAGCGTTTACGGCAGAAGAAAGAGATTACAAGGGACCAAGCTGTCAAGGATCTGGAA GAATTGGAGCGGCGTAGAGAGGAACTCGAACAATGGCTTGTCACAGAAAGGGTCTAA
- the LOC122313349 gene encoding protein EXECUTER 1, chloroplastic-like isoform X2 has product MASISPSTPRNLTFPNPKFPSSHPLKRPSHPSQIHSLSFSRFSDSYLCRCHHNPSSSPDNSTHWRWDSVLGDVVKTAIKRFDSYFNSQQKDAEDVRDGELSKSRNAEVEVEEWNWDRWRKHFDEIDEEERMVSLLKSQLGHAVFIEDYEDAARLKVAIAAAATNDTVGRVISHLNKAIEEERFQDAADIRDNACAGLVGWWAGISKNVNDPQGLIIRITAEHGRYVAKSFSPRQLAMAAAGVPLFEIFLTVNKRGEYKQQAVYLKQRGAFEGSPIIRSKAWDATASLNPLDSTEDKSDLFVVNTEDPEDGDDNSDLAEGLSGFQNILRDMIPGVKVKVLKVTTPGKVDKNLISKVIEQIIEEEDEEKDNGIEGVEAEDEDDGESDQDTDEIEMDDDPGIIESEEHNEIAVKVVVGGLAQKLSNSLPTKDLLRIPAKLEKKGRLSFSFSIEKTINEQDSGVKERPSVDKSAKHQRSIDHVMFDLAKFIGREKIPLKVLKDVGELINLTLRQAQNHQPLSGSTTFSRIEIPATPDPLNGLYIGAHGLYASEVINLSRKFGQWQEDGGKKEPSELEFYEYVEAVKLTGDPYVPAGKVAFRAKVGKRYQLPHKGIIPEELGVIARYKGQGRLAEPGFRNPRWVDGELVILDGKYIKGGPVVGFVYWAPEYHFLVFFNRLRLQE; this is encoded by the exons ATGGCTTCCATATCTCCTTCGACTCCTCGCAACCTGACCTTTCCAAACCCCAAATTCCCCTCCTCTCACCCTCTCAAACGACCGTCCCATCCCTCTCAGATTcattctctctccttctctcggTTTTCCGACTCCTACCTCTGCCGTTGCCACCACAATCCCTCATCCTCTCCCGACAACTCCACCCATTGGCGATGGGACTCTGTGCTCGGCGACGTCGTCAAGACTGCAATCAAACGGTTCGATTCCTACTTCAACTCGCAACAGAAAGACGCCGAGGACGTTCGCGATGGTGAGCTGAGCAAGAGCCGAAATGCAGAGGTGGAAGTCGAAGAGTGGAATTGGGATCGCTGGCGCAAGCATTTCGACGAAATCGATGAAGAGGAGCGTATGGTCTCCCTTCTGAAG TCACAGTTAGGTCATGCAGTATTTATAGAGGATTATGAAGATGCTGCTAGGCTCAAGGTGGCCATTGCAGCTGCAGCTACAAATGATACTGTTGGCAGAGTGATATCTCATCTGAAT AAAGCTATAGAGGAAGAGCGTTTCCAGGATGCAGCTGATATACGTGATAATGCCTGTGCTGGATTG GTGGGATGGTGGGCTGGCATTTCAAAAAATGTCAATGATCCGCAGGGTCTAATTATTCGAATAACAGCAGAACATGGAAGATACGTGGCAAAAAGTTTTAGCCCTCG GCAACTTGCTATGGCTGCAGCTGGTGTTCCcttgtttgaaatttttcttaCAGTGAATAAGAGAGGTGAATACAAACAGCAG GCTGTGTACTTAAAGCAGAGGGGGGCTTTTGAAGGTTCTCCAATAATACGCTCTAAAGCATGGGATGCCACTGCCAGCTTAAATCCTTTAGACTCAACTGAAGATAAAAGTGATCTATTTGTTGTGAATACTGAAGATCCCGAAGATGGTGATGATAATTCTGATCTAGCTGAGGGTCTGTCTGGTTTCCAGAACATATTGAGGGATATGATTCCTGGTGTCAAGGTCAAGGTTTTAAAAGTGACAACACCAGGGAAGGTAGACAAGAATTTAATATCTAAGGTGATTGAGCAGATaattgaggaagaagatgaagagaaggaCAATGGGATAGAAGGTGTAGAGGCAGAGGACGAAGATGATGGGGAAAGTGACCAAGATACTGATGAAATTGAGATGGATGATGATCCTGGGATTATTGAAAGCGAAGAGCACAATGAAATTGCCGTTAAAGTTGTTGTAGGTGGTCTTGCACAGAAACTCTCCAACAGTTTGCCTACTAAAGATTTACTTCGAATACCTGCTAAGCTGGAGAAGAAGGGGCGTTTGTCATTTTCCTTCTCtatagagaaaaccatcaatgAGCAGGATTCTGGTGTCAAGGAACGACCTTCAGTAGATAAATCAGCTAAGCATCAACGCAGTATTGACCATGTTATGTTTGATCTTGCTAAATTCATTGGTAGAGAGAAGATACCCTTAAAG GTTCTCAAAGATGTTGGTGAATTAATAAATCTCACGCTCAGACAGGCTCAAAATCATCAACCACTGTCCGGATCAACAACCTTCAGTCGCATTGAAATACCAGCGACTCCAGATCCTTTAAATG GTCTATACATTGGTGCACATGGCCTGTACGCTTCAGAAGTCATTAATCTGAGCCGCAAATTTGGTCAGTGGCAAGAGGATGGTGGAAAAAAGGAGCCATCAGAGCTTGAGTTTTATGAATATGTAGAAGCCGTGAAACTTACGGGTGACCCATACGTACCAGCCGGCAAG GTGGCATTCCGAGCAAAGGTTGGGAAAAGATATCAGCTTCCTCATAAAGGGATCATTCCAGAAGAACTTGGAGTG ATTGCGCGCTATAAGGGTCAAGGGAGGCTTGCTGAGCCTGGGTTTCGTAATCCTCGATGGGTTGATGGTGAACTTGTTATTCTTGATGGAAAG TACATTAAAGGGGGGCCTGTTGTTGGATTTGTGTATTGGGCCCCTGAATATCACTTCTTGGTTTTCTTCAATAGGCTGAGGCTTCAAGAGTAG
- the LOC122313505 gene encoding uncharacterized protein LOC122313505 isoform X1 has product MTRNGEEEDLVRTASTSSTTRLRVRTDPFLLVCRGFSVITALTAILCIVVNVLSAIRSFKDGSDIFDGIFRCYAVGIAFFVVLAETEWGFILKFWKVLEYWAGRGMLQIFLFSVAVMTRAFPDYSGVQEDLILLQNISSYMLLAYGVLYLASGLLCIGHLKRLRQKKEITRDQAVKDLEELERRREELEQWLVTERV; this is encoded by the exons ATGACGAGAAACGGAGAGGAAGAGGACCTAGTGAGGACGGCATCTACGAGCTCCACCACTAGACTGAGAGTCAGAACGGACCCTTTCCTGCTGGTATGTAGGGGCTTCAGCGTCATAACCGCTCTCACTGCCATCCTCTGCATTGTGGTCAACGTTCTCTCAGCCATTCGATCCTTCAAGGACGGATCCGAT ATATTCGATGGGATATTTCGGTGTTACGCCGTTGGGATTGCGTTCTTTGTGGTTCTGGCTGAGACGGAATGGGGATTCATCCTCAAGTTCTGGAAG GTGTTGGAGTATTGGGCTGGTAGGGGTATGCTGCAGATCTT TCTCTTCAGCGTTGCAGTGATGACAAGAGCTTTCCCTGATTATTCTGGGGTGCAGGAGGACCTTATTCTTCTTCAGAACATATCAAGTTATATGCTTCTTGCTTATGGTGTACTCTATTTAGCTTCG GGGCTCCTGTGCATTGGGCATCTCAAGCGTTTACGGCAGAAGAAAGAGATTACAAGGGACCAAGCTGTCAAGGATCTGGAA GAATTGGAGCGGCGTAGAGAGGAACTCGAACAATGGCTTGTCACAGAAAGGGTCTAA
- the LOC122313349 gene encoding protein EXECUTER 1, chloroplastic-like isoform X1: MASISPSTPRNLTFPNPKFPSSHPLKRPSHPSQIHSLSFSRFSDSYLCRCHHNPSSSPDNSTHWRWDSVLGDVVKTAIKRFDSYFNSQQKDAEDVRDGELSKSRNAEVEVEEWNWDRWRKHFDEIDEEERMVSLLKSQLGHAVFIEDYEDAARLKVAIAAAATNDTVGRVISHLNKAIEEERFQDAADIRDNACAGLVGWWAGISKNVNDPQGLIIRITAEHGRYVAKSFSPRQLAMAAAGVPLFEIFLTVNKRGEYKQQAVYLKQRGAFEGSPIIRSKAWDATASLNPLDSTEDKSDLFVVNTEDPEDGDDNSDLAEGLSGFQNILRDMIPGVKVKVLKVTTPGKVDKNLISKVIEQIIEEEDEEKDNGIEGVEAEDEDDGESDQDTDEIEMDDDPGIIESEEHNEIAVKVVVGGLAQKLSNSLPTKDLLRIPAKLEKKGRLSFSFSIEKTINEQDSGVKERPSVDKSAKHQRSIDHVMFDLAKFIGREKIPLKVLKDVGELINLTLRQAQNHQPLSGSTTFSRIEIPATPDPLNGLYIGAHGLYASEVINLSRKFGQWQEDGGKKEPSELEFYEYVEAVKLTGDPYVPAGKVAFRAKVGKRYQLPHKGIIPEELGVSFLRSCWLLRLRAIRVKGGLLSLGFVILDGLMVNLLFLMESTLKGGLLLDLCIGPLNITSWFSSIG; this comes from the exons ATGGCTTCCATATCTCCTTCGACTCCTCGCAACCTGACCTTTCCAAACCCCAAATTCCCCTCCTCTCACCCTCTCAAACGACCGTCCCATCCCTCTCAGATTcattctctctccttctctcggTTTTCCGACTCCTACCTCTGCCGTTGCCACCACAATCCCTCATCCTCTCCCGACAACTCCACCCATTGGCGATGGGACTCTGTGCTCGGCGACGTCGTCAAGACTGCAATCAAACGGTTCGATTCCTACTTCAACTCGCAACAGAAAGACGCCGAGGACGTTCGCGATGGTGAGCTGAGCAAGAGCCGAAATGCAGAGGTGGAAGTCGAAGAGTGGAATTGGGATCGCTGGCGCAAGCATTTCGACGAAATCGATGAAGAGGAGCGTATGGTCTCCCTTCTGAAG TCACAGTTAGGTCATGCAGTATTTATAGAGGATTATGAAGATGCTGCTAGGCTCAAGGTGGCCATTGCAGCTGCAGCTACAAATGATACTGTTGGCAGAGTGATATCTCATCTGAAT AAAGCTATAGAGGAAGAGCGTTTCCAGGATGCAGCTGATATACGTGATAATGCCTGTGCTGGATTG GTGGGATGGTGGGCTGGCATTTCAAAAAATGTCAATGATCCGCAGGGTCTAATTATTCGAATAACAGCAGAACATGGAAGATACGTGGCAAAAAGTTTTAGCCCTCG GCAACTTGCTATGGCTGCAGCTGGTGTTCCcttgtttgaaatttttcttaCAGTGAATAAGAGAGGTGAATACAAACAGCAG GCTGTGTACTTAAAGCAGAGGGGGGCTTTTGAAGGTTCTCCAATAATACGCTCTAAAGCATGGGATGCCACTGCCAGCTTAAATCCTTTAGACTCAACTGAAGATAAAAGTGATCTATTTGTTGTGAATACTGAAGATCCCGAAGATGGTGATGATAATTCTGATCTAGCTGAGGGTCTGTCTGGTTTCCAGAACATATTGAGGGATATGATTCCTGGTGTCAAGGTCAAGGTTTTAAAAGTGACAACACCAGGGAAGGTAGACAAGAATTTAATATCTAAGGTGATTGAGCAGATaattgaggaagaagatgaagagaaggaCAATGGGATAGAAGGTGTAGAGGCAGAGGACGAAGATGATGGGGAAAGTGACCAAGATACTGATGAAATTGAGATGGATGATGATCCTGGGATTATTGAAAGCGAAGAGCACAATGAAATTGCCGTTAAAGTTGTTGTAGGTGGTCTTGCACAGAAACTCTCCAACAGTTTGCCTACTAAAGATTTACTTCGAATACCTGCTAAGCTGGAGAAGAAGGGGCGTTTGTCATTTTCCTTCTCtatagagaaaaccatcaatgAGCAGGATTCTGGTGTCAAGGAACGACCTTCAGTAGATAAATCAGCTAAGCATCAACGCAGTATTGACCATGTTATGTTTGATCTTGCTAAATTCATTGGTAGAGAGAAGATACCCTTAAAG GTTCTCAAAGATGTTGGTGAATTAATAAATCTCACGCTCAGACAGGCTCAAAATCATCAACCACTGTCCGGATCAACAACCTTCAGTCGCATTGAAATACCAGCGACTCCAGATCCTTTAAATG GTCTATACATTGGTGCACATGGCCTGTACGCTTCAGAAGTCATTAATCTGAGCCGCAAATTTGGTCAGTGGCAAGAGGATGGTGGAAAAAAGGAGCCATCAGAGCTTGAGTTTTATGAATATGTAGAAGCCGTGAAACTTACGGGTGACCCATACGTACCAGCCGGCAAG GTGGCATTCCGAGCAAAGGTTGGGAAAAGATATCAGCTTCCTCATAAAGGGATCATTCCAGAAGAACTTGGAGTG AGCTTCTTGCGATCTTGTTGGCTACTCAGATTGCGCGCTATAAGGGTCAAGGGAGGCTTGCTGAGCCTGGGTTTCGTAATCCTCGATGGGTTGATGGTGAACTTGTTATTCTTGATGGAAAG TACATTAAAGGGGGGCCTGTTGTTGGATTTGTGTATTGGGCCCCTGAATATCACTTCTTGGTTTTCTTCAATAGGCTGA
- the LOC122313504 gene encoding beta-ureidopropionase-like: protein MEKAQAIEAENGEVKEETTKTVKDGSICGYESLHSLLSANLKPELSQEVSRLLLGLNCARAIDKIDIPDSAKALSSEHDFDLQAFCFRADKELLRAPRVVRVGLIQNSIALPTTTHFQEQKRAIFQKLKPIIEVAGASGVNILCLQEAWMMPFAFCTREKSWCEFAEPVGGESTQFLQDFALKYNMVIINPILERDVNHGETIWNTAVIIGNHGNIIGKHRKNHIPRVGDFNESTYYMEGNTGHPVFETAYGKIGVNICYGRHHPLNWLGFGLNGAEIVFNPSATVGELSEPMWPIEARNAAIANSYFVGSINRVGTEIFPNPFTSGDGKPQHADFGHFYGSSYFSAPDASCTPSLSRNRDGLLISDMDLNLCRQLKDKWGFRMTARYELYAELLAHYLKPDFEPQVISDPLLHKKAL, encoded by the exons ATGGAGAAAGCACAAGCGATTGAAGCAGAAAATGGAGAAGTTAAAGAAGAAACAACTAAGACCGTGAAAGACGGTTCCATTTGTGGGTACGAATCGCTTCACTCTCTTCTAAGCGCAAACCTCAAACCTGAGCTCTCCCAG GAAGTCAGCCGCTTACTTCTGGGGCTTAATTGTGCGAGGGCAATTGATAAAATAGATATTCCAGATTCTGCTAAAGCGCTCTCTTCAGAACATGATTTTGACCTCCAG GCTTTCTGCTTTCGTGCTGACAAAGAATTATTAAGAGCACCTCGAGTAGTTAGGGTTGGTCTTATTCAGAACTCCATAGCTCTTCCAACTACTACCCACTTCCAGGAACAAAAGAGGGCTATCTTTCAGAAACTAAAGCCTATCATTGAGGTTGCTGGTGCTTCAGGAGTCAACATATTATGCCTACAA GAAGCATGGATGATGCCATTTGCCTTTTGTACGCGGGAGAAGAGTTGGTGTGAATTTGCAGAACCTGTTGGTGGGGAATCAACACAATTTCTTCAAGATTTTGCGCTGAAATATAATATGGTCATCATAAATCCAATTCTTGAGAGGGATGTCAATCATGGAGAGACCATTTGGAACACTGCTGTTATAATTGGAAATCATGGCAACATAATTGGCAAGCATCGTAAA AACCATATACCAAGAGTTGGAGACTTCAATGAGAGCACATATTATATGGAGGGCAATACCGGGCATCCTGTTTTTGAGACGGCTTATGGAAAGATCGGTGTTAATATATGTTATGGGAGGCACCATCCATTGAATTGGTTAGGTTTTGGCTTGAATGGTGCAGAGATTGTTTTCAACCCTTCTGCTACTGTTGGTGAACTCAGTGAACCTATGTGGCCCATTGAG GCCCGTAATGCTGCAATAGCAAATAGTTACTTTGTTGGGTCAATCAATCGTGTTGGAACTGAGATATTCCCCAATCCATTCACCTCCGGTGATGGAAAGCCACAACATGCAGATTTTGGGCATTTCTATGGATCCAGTTATTTTTCAGCCCCAGATGCTTCTTGCACTCCATCTCTTTCCCGTAACAGGGATGGGCTGCTGATCTCAGACATGGATCTCAACCTTTGTAGGCAGCTGAAAGACAAGTGGGGATTCCGAATGACTGCCCGATATGAGTTGTATGCAGAGCTGCTTGCTCATTATTTGAAGCCAGATTTTGAGCCTCAAGTCATTTCTGATCCTTTATTGCATAAGAAAGCTTTGTAA
- the LOC122313350 gene encoding nicotinamidase 1-like: MVSPGMDLLKCEIPIEQESVVLHEDVVTGLVLVGIVNGFCTVGAGTMAPREPNSQISRMINESERLARLFCEKKWPVLAFIDSHQPDKPEEPYPLHCIAGTDESNLVPALQWLENEPNVTIRRKDCIDGYLGSTEDDGSNIFVDWVKKNQIKAILVGGICTDVCVLDFVCSTLSARNHGFLTPLEDMVVYSRGCVTFDLPLHVARNIKGALAHPQEFMHHVGLYMAKGRGAKIASEVSFHGPKKP, translated from the exons ATGGTGTCTCCAGGAATGGATCTTTTGAAGTGTGAGATCCCTATTGAGCAGGAGTCCGTGGTATTGCATGAAGATGTTGTGACTGGTCTAGTCCTTGTTGGCATCGTCAATGGTTTCTGCACTGTTGGTGCTGGAACTATG GCTCCAAGAGAGCCTAATAGCCAGATTTCACGAATGATCAACGAATCGGAAAGGCTAGCTAGACTGTTCTGTGAGAAGAAATGGCCTGTTTTGGCATTTATTGATTCTCATCAGCCAGACAAACCGGAGGAACCATATCCTCTTCACTGTATTGCTGGCACCGATGAGTCAAATTTGGTTCCTG CTCTGCAATGGTTAGAGAATGAACCTAATGTGACAATCAGACGCAAAGACTGCATTGATGGATACTTGGGTTCAACTGAGGATGATGGCTCAAATATTTTTGTGGATTGGGTAAAGAAGAATCAGATCAAAGCT ATATTGGTTGGAGGGATATGCACAGATGTCTGTGTGCTGGACTTTGTTTGCTCTACCTTATCAGCAAGAAACCATGGTTTTCTCACACCTCTGGAAGATATGGTGGTGTATTCCCGTGGATGTGTGACATTTGATCTTCCTCTCCACGTTGCCAGAAACATCAAAGGAGCTTTAGCTCATCCCCAG GAGTTCATGCATCATGTTGGCCTATACATGGCGAAAGGAAGAGGAGCAAAGATAGCAAGTGAAGTGTCATTTCACGGACCAAAGAAACCATGA
- the LOC122314198 gene encoding uncharacterized protein LOC122314198, giving the protein MSQGYAIELYFETALENQVLKAWNVLARCNISKKLIDNQSRPHITLFSSPSIDPPMLENVLKSLASKQEYLPLSFSSIGTLPDENNLLFLSPTPSLSLLQFQAQLCDAMQKEGIEISDQYRQNSWIPYCKVAEEVPSTQMADAYTLVRKLKLPVSGYAVDIGLVEFPPMRELFSFVLGNSEEA; this is encoded by the coding sequence ATGTCGCAAGGCTATGCTATAGAGCTTTACTTCGAAACCGCCCTCGAAAACCAGGTCTTGAAGGCCTGGAACGTGCTCGCTCGCTGCAATATCAGCAAGAAACTCATCGACAACCAATCCCGTCCACATATCACCCTCTTCTCCAGCCCCTCTATCGATCCTCCGATGCTTGAAAACGTTCTCAAGAGCCTTGCTTCGAAGCAGGAGTATTTGCCTCTATCTTTCTCTTCAATCGGAACTCTTCCCGATGAAAATAACCTGCTTTTTCTCTCGCCGACACCATCGTTGTCGCTTCTCCAGTTCCAGGCGCAACTGTGCGATGCAATGCAGAAGGAAGGGATCGAAATTTCGGATCAGTATAGACAGAACTCTTGGATTCCTTATTGCAAGGTGGCTGAGGAAGTGCCGAGCACTCAGATGGCCGATGCATATACCCTAGTGCGGAAGTTGAAGTTGCCGGTTTCTGGGTATGCAGTGGACATAGGCTTGGTGGAGTTTCCTCCGATGCGCGAACTCTTCTCCTTTGTGCTTGGCAATTCGGAAGAAGCATGA